A genomic stretch from Hoplias malabaricus isolate fHopMal1 chromosome 4, fHopMal1.hap1, whole genome shotgun sequence includes:
- the LOC136695481 gene encoding calcium-independent phospholipase A2-gamma-like: protein MTFRWVPDLYVQSLNRAVYLWRAQRVVNVSLFRFYNPSFRLHVKRPFSYRESSYFWKHIQKSKIRKICPCRASSLRLNVFLYTSISSFNTSTSLGSTDLSHRMSQLKSTLESVSKAVSGTQTEILSKITRLKTSTRQEKRKSDASSETPLKDQRDESTLAASPTPVSQPQASTATSPGNTTSGDSAKPSVPSQHIREQKELKNNRSVGQHESAKATTISSQVKSGDPVSHTECSALSKQSTPLFHPSSFNVKLDETYNYLAQHINTYFSNFNKMQEKEKEAKDCAKQSSTSIPDQCQQSSDHTLPQTPSVSAPLPESGSPSPKKSLGHYLGYSAPTVQAFVGNYIAPLVPRFRTDPKSVLPETDKPLPPEDPASKQKEAIEIKEQKAADEKARRLLLQREKIIARVSVDNRTRALVQALHRASDVRLYISRVEDLSYHLLEFPETRLVAIKEKVIPCLLRLRQASDPSLKAAVREALTLVGYIDPVKNRGIRILSIDGGGTRGLVALQTLQKLEELSGKSIYQLFDYICGVSTGSILGFMLGVFQIPLSECEDLYRKLSTNVFKQNVIVGTVKMGWSHAFYDSEVWEKLLKEKMGSDLMFETSRNPVCPKVAAVSTVVNRGTPLKAYVFRNYNLPPGVRSHYRGSCQHKMWEAIRASSAAPGYFQEFALGTDLHQDGGLLINNPTALAIHECQCLWPGTPLQCVVSLGTGRFEAPSKNSATYTSLKTKLTNVISSATDTEEVHTMLDALLPPYTYFRFNPYMSEDVALDESRSEKLNQLQAEGVRYLERNEDKLQRAVRTLMREKNSAQGLIEWVRLKAHMYDGLSGFSKL from the exons ATGACTTTTAGATGGGTTCCAGATTTATATGTACAGTCTCTGAATAGAGCTGTATACTTATGGCGTGCACAAAGAGTTGTGAATGTCTCTTTGTTCAGATTCTATAATCCGTCTTTTCGACTTCATGTCAAAAGACCCTTCAGCTACAGAGAAAGCTCTTACTTCTGGAAGCACATCCAGAAGAGCAAAATTCGGAAGATATGCCCCTGCAGAGCTAGTTCCCTCAGGctcaatgtttttctttataCCAGCATTTCCAGTTTCAATACCTCAACCAGCCTTGGGTCCACTGACCTGAGCCATCGCATGTCACAGCTGAAGAGCACACTAGAGTCTGTCTCGAAAGCTGTGAGTGGTACCCAAACAGAGATTTTGTCTAAGATAACAAGGCTCAAAACAAGCACACGCcaggagaagagaaagagtgatGCCAGTTCAGAGACACCTCTGAAAGACCAGAGAGATGAGTCAACATTGGCAGCTTCACCTACACCTGTATCTCAGCCTCAGGCATCGACCGCAACTTCACCTGGAAACACAACCTCAGGTGATTCTGCAAAACCCTCTGTCCCATCTCAGCATATCCGAGAGCAAAAGGAACTGAAAAACAATAGATCTGTGGGTCAACATGAGAGTGCAAAAGCCACAACCATATCTTCCCAGGTGAAATCAGGAGACCCAGTGTCTCATACAGAATGTTCTGCTCTTTCCAAACAGAGTACTCCACTTTTCCACCCCAGTTCTTTCAATGTCAAACTGGACGAAACCTATAACTATCTGGCTCAGCATATCAATACTTATTTCAGCAACTTCAATAAGatgcaagaaaaagaaaaagaggctAAAGATTGTGCCAAGCAGTCATCCACTTCCATACCTGACCAGTGCCAACAGAGTAGtgatcacacactcccccagacaCCTTCAGTATCTGCACCTCTCCCAGAGTCAGGTTCTCCTTCTCCCAAAAAGAGCTTGGGACATTACCTGGGATATTCTGCTCCTACAGTACAGGCCTTTGTAGGAAATTACATTGCTCCCCTTGTTCCGAGGTTCAGGACAGATCCAAAAAGTGTACTGCCAGAAACAGATAAGCCTCTTCCTCCTGAAGACCCTGCTTCAAAACAGAAGGAAGCAATAGAGATTAAAGAACAGAAAGCTGCAGATGAAAAGGCCAGGAGGCTTCTGCTTCAAAGAGAGAAG ATCATTGCAAGGGTGAGTGTGGATAATCGGACTCGGGCACTAGTGCAGGCTCTGCACAGAGCGTCAGACGTGAGACTTTATATCAGCAGAGTGGAGGATCTGAGCTACCACCTGCTGGAGTTTCCTGAGACCAGATTGGTGGCCATTAAG GAGAAGGTGATTCCATGTCTTCTGCGCTTGCGGCAAGCCAGTGATCCATCTCTAAAGGCAGCGGTCAGAGAGGCCCTTACCCTGGTGGGTTACATTGACCCTGTCAAGAACAGGGGAATACGCATATTGTCCATTGATGGAGGTGGCACAAG AGGGCTGGTGGCCCTTCAGACTTTACAAAAGCTGGAAGAGCTGTCAGGGAAATCCATTTACCAGCTTTTTGATTACATTTGTGGGGTGAGCACAG GTTCTATACTAGGATTTATGCTGGGAGTTTTCCAAATTCCCTTGAGTGAATGTGAGGATCTGTACAGAAAGCTGAGTACCAATGTGTTCAAGCAAAATGTCATTGTGGGTACAGTAAAAATGGGCTGGAGTCATGCCTTCTATGACAGCGAAGTCTGGGAGAAACTTCTAAA GGAGAAGATGGGTTCTGATCTTATGTTTGAGACATCAAGAAACCCTGTTTGTCCTAAG GTGGCAGCCGTGAGCACCGTGGTCAATAGAGGCACCCCATTAAAAGCGTATGTCTTCAGGAACTACAATTTGCCTCCTGGTGTACGCTCCCACTATAGAGGAAGCTGCCAACACAAGATGTGGGAGGCCATTAGAGCATCTTCAGCTGCTCCTGGGTACTTCCAAGAGTTTGCACTGGGAACTGACCTCCATCAG GATGGCGGTTTGCTGATAAACAACCCAACAGCTCTGGCAATCCATGAGTGTCAGTGTCTGTGGCCAGGGACCCCTCTGCAGTGTGTAGTTTCTCTGGGTACAGGACGCTTTGAGGCTCCCAGCAAAAACAGCGCCACCTACACCAGCCTGAAGACCAAACTTACCAATGTCATCAGCAGTGCTACAGATACTGAGG AGGTGCACACAATGCTGGATGCTCTGCTGCCTCCTTACACGTATTTCCGCTTTAACCCATACATGagtgaggatgttgctctggaTGAAAGCCGCAGTGAGAAACTGAACCAGCTGCAGGCAGAGGGAGTGCGTTATCTGGAGCGCAACGAGGACAAGCTGCAGCGAGCTGTCCGCACACTCATGCGGGAGAAAAACTCAGCTCAGGGGCTGATTGAGTGGGTCCGCCTTAAGGCACACATGTATGATGGCCTGTCAGGTTTTTCAAAACTGTAG